In the genome of Syntrophales bacterium, the window ATCAGCGCCGCCAGCCAGTCCAGAAACGCTTCGTATTCGTCGTACCGCGTACGTCCATAGAGGGCGCGGCCGATGTGCCAGTCAGAGGTGTGGATTATTTTCATATTTCCTTTCGAAATCAGCCGATTGCCGATGTTGAAGATATTGCGGACCGCGTGTATCTGTTTTTATCAATGATCAGGAAAAAGCAACGCTTTCGGGGCTACCGATTCCTGAATTCTGGCGTACGTTTCGCAAAGTTTGCAGAAACAGCCTCCAGTTGGTTGGCAGTTCCAATCAGGTTATTTTCAAGTTCAGACTCCATCAGCAGCCCCCGCGCTGAATTGCCATGCCAAACCTCATTTAACAGCTTTTTGGCGGAGCGTATGGCATCCGGGCTTTTAGAGGCAATTTCTTTGGCCAGGAGCATGGCCTCTTCATATGGCTTTTCACATACGTGGGTGACCAGTCGCAAGCGGGCTGCTTCTTCGCCCTTGATGATTTTTCCCGTGAAGATCAATTCCTTGGCCACATCAATAGGCAGCAGGTCGCGGATGGTCTGGGAAACGCTCATGTCCGGGATCAACCCCCATTTCATTTCCATGATGGAAAATTTAGCGTCGGGTGTGCAGAAACGGATATCGGCCCCCAGCGCGATCTGGCAGCCGCCGCCCAGCGCCACCCCGTGAATGGCTGCGATTACCGGCATGGGAAGCTGTTTCCATCCATAGGCAATGTACTGAAAAATATTAGTGATCCTGTCTTCGTATCGCTCCACGAGGCCAGGGAGTTTATTTCCCGCCTGGGACTGCAGCGCCGCGAAATTCTCCAGGTCAAGGCCAGCGCAAAAGCCTTTGCCTTCGCCAGACACCACAACCGCCCTAACCGCCGATTCCGCCTCCAGTCTCTTGATGGCGTTGGCGATGGCCTCAATCATATCAAAGCTTAAGGCATTATATTTATCAGGACGGTTGAAACGGACATCTGCTATATAGTTATCAATAGAAATGTTCACAAGTTCGGTCATGGTTCCTCCTTGGATGATTTAGCAGTTTTGCGAACAGAGAAAGCAGCTTGTTTTATGAATGGTTCCCATCATTGCTCCTTTTCTCCGGCATTGCAGCCTGATGTAAGATACGCGTTATGATGAGCGCGGGCGTCATGGCGCATCTTTTTTAATGTTATTCGATATTCCCCGATGGCGTCAAGTTTTTTGCGTAGAGTTTCTTACATCGAATTATAGAGAGGAAGCTTTTTCCAAGAAATGCTGATTATTGTGCCCGTTTTTGAGCGGGGACCATCTTTACTATAGGCAGAGGTGTTTTCTAAAGCAGGCTGGCGGGCTGGTGGTTTGAGGGAAAATACCGGTTGCGGTCTGGCCGCTTGGCATGCTACACGGCCGGATAAACGATTTATGCACGCATTTTTGAGTGAAAGGTAAAATTCAGGCAGCAAGGGGGCGCCGTGGCCAAAATAGTTAAAGAACTGCAGGGGAATATCGCGATCCTGACCTTGACGAACGGGGTTACAAACGCGATAAATCTCGAACTCGTGGAGGAGTTGTCAAAAAACATTCAGGAAATCAGCAAGGAAGCGCGTGGCCTGCTTTTGTGCGGTGGGGAAAAGTTTTTCTCCATCGGCTTTGACCTTCCGGCCCTGATAACAATGAACAGAGCGGAATTGTCTGATTTTTTTTATAAATTCAATGACCTTGCGCTTGATTTATACACACTGCCTTTTCCGTCTGCATGCGCCCTGGCCGGTCATGCGATTGCCGGCGGAAACATCCTTGCGCTTGTCTGCGATTACCGGTTTGCCTGCTCCGAAGCAAGAAAAACAGGGTTAAATGAAATCAGGCTGGGGCTTCCGGTTCCCTACCTCGCCGATATGATTTTGCGTCAGATCGTTGGTGATCGGGCGGCAACCGAAATGCTGTACGGCGGGGAGTTCATCTCTTTAACCGACGCAGCAGAGATTGGACTGATTGATGAAACATATCCGACGGAGCGGTTGAAAGCCGCCGCGCTGGAGAAAATCGCCGGACTTGCAACCCTCGACGCTCATGCGTTTTCCGCAGTAAAAACGAATCGGTTCGAAGAGATCAAGAACAATTACGAAAAAAACGGTCGGGTTAAAAATGAGTTTTTCATCGATTGCTGGTTTAGTGAAGCGACCCAGAAAACGCTCCTTGCTGCCGCCCGGAAATTTTGAAAATCGCAAATGCTGAATCTGCCCCGGTAATGCGTTAATATTTATATTAAAACAAATACAAATACATAACTATGAAAAAGCAAAAAGTTGTTATCCTCGTAAGCGGGGGAATGGATTCGGTAACAGCGCTCTATGACGCCTCTAAGAAATATCGCGTCATCTGCGGGATGAGCTTCGATTATGGCGCGAAACACAACGCCCGGGAGATTCCGTTTGCCGCATTTCACTGTCAGAAACTGCGAATACCCCATTTCGTCATTCCACTTGATTTCATTCGCGATATGTTCGCTTCAGACCTCCTTAAATCAGGCGGAGAGATCCCCGAGGGGCATTACGAAGAGGCAACGATGAAACAGACCGTGGTTCCGTTCCGCAACGGCATCATGATGGCGATCGCGGCGGGTTATGCCGAAAGCGCCGGGGCCGAGGGGATTGTAATTGCCGCGCACCTGGGGGACCATGCAATCTATCCGGACTGTCGGGAGGAGTTTATGGCTTCCATGGGGGAGGCGATTCGGCTGGGCACTTACAAGCAAATTGAGGTGATCCGTCCGTTCATTGCCATGAACAAGGCCCAGATCGCAAAACGGGGGAAGGAGCTGCGCGTGGACTTTTCTTATACCTGGTCATGCTACAAGGGGGGAGATATCCATTGCGGTCGCTGCGGAACCTGCGTGGAGCGCCGCGAGGCGTTCATCATTGCGGGGGTTAAGGATTTGACTGTTTATGCCCAAGAGGGGCCGCTTCCCGCCAAACCCGGCAATTAACGAAAGAAGACATGCGCATCTCAGAGACCTTTTATTCCCTGCAGGGCGAGGGAATTTTGACCGGCCAGCCTTCCGTTTTTATCCGCACGGCGGGCTGCAATCTTCACTGTCGCTGGTGCGACTCGGCATATGCGGCGCGGCAGGCCCGGGGGGAGGAGCGAACCATTGACAGCCTCGTTGCGGAGGTTCATCGTTATCCGACCAGATTCTGCGTAATTACGGGCGGTGAACCAATGCTGGCCGAAGGCATCCACGAGCTTGCCAAACGACTGGTTGCCTGCGGCCGGCATGTGACAATCGAAACGGCTGCCACGCTTGCCCCGGACGGAATTGCCTGTTCGCTTGCGTCTTTGAGCCCCAAACTTTCCAACTCGACGCCGGACGTGGGTGTTTCGGAGGCCGTCCGTATCAGACATGAAGCGCAGCGCCTGCAGCCTGATGCGCTCAGAGACTGGATTGACCATTATAATTATCAACTTAAATTCGTAGTCTGTTCACCTTCGGATATAGATGAAATACTGGATTTGCTGGAAAAACTGGGGAGAAACATTCCGCCAGAGCGGGTGCTTCTGATGCCGGAAGGCGTCGAGCCAGCCTCCCTGACAAGGGCTGCCGAAAATATAATTCCGGCCTGCAAGGAACACGGCTTCCGTTTCTGCGACCGATTGCAGATTCGGCTTTACGGAAACAAGAGGGGAACGTAGATATGACTTATCGCATCTGCAAGACCATCGAGATCGAGAGCGGACACATGCTTACCAAGCATCATGACAACTGCAAGTATCCGCACGGCCATTCCCGCCAGGTCGAACTTATTCTGGAAGCCGACGAGCTCGATGCAAACGACATGGTGTGTGATTTTTCGGTTTTGAAGATTGCCCTGAAGGGGTTTCTCGATTCTTTCGATCACGCCATGTGCATGAATACGAAAGATCCGCTTTATGAAACCTTCAAAAAAGCATACGGCGACAGGGTGATCGGCTTTGACGACACCGACCCCACGACGGAGGTGATCGCCAGGATGATATTTGCTCAAGCCCGGGAGGGTCTCGAAAAGTACGCCCGGGAAAAGGGGCAGCCCTATTTTCTGGCCAATGGGGTAAGGCTGGTTCGGGTGAGAGTCTGGGAAACATCGACCAGTTGGGCGGAGTTTGAACAATAAATCATTGAAAGACAGTCAGCCGTATATTTTTTGGAGGTTTTCATGTCGGAAGAGATGATGAGCACCAAGGAGCTTTCCAGTTATCTGAACATCCACGAAAAACAGATTTATGCGTTGATCCGTGTGGGCAGAATTCCGGCAACCAGGCTCACAGGAAAGTGGCTGTTTCCGAAAAAGGTAATCGATCAGTGGATAGAGGATAATTCGAAGGAGGGATTGGCACAGGTAAAAAAGAAAAGGGAGAGAATTGCCGGCGCCCTTTTGGCATCGGGCAGCAATGACCCTGTGCTTGACATCCTCCAGACCTGTCTGAGAAAGTCTCATCCGGAATTCTACATCTTTTCAGCGAATACCGGCAGCACGGAAGGGTTGGCAGCCCTTGACAAGGGTTTCACGGACATCGCCTGGTCGCATCTGTTTGATCCGGAAACGGGTGAATACAAC includes:
- a CDS encoding crotonase/enoyl-CoA hydratase family protein, translating into MTELVNISIDNYIADVRFNRPDKYNALSFDMIEAIANAIKRLEAESAVRAVVVSGEGKGFCAGLDLENFAALQSQAGNKLPGLVERYEDRITNIFQYIAYGWKQLPMPVIAAIHGVALGGGCQIALGADIRFCTPDAKFSIMEMKWGLIPDMSVSQTIRDLLPIDVAKELIFTGKIIKGEEAARLRLVTHVCEKPYEEAMLLAKEIASKSPDAIRSAKKLLNEVWHGNSARGLLMESELENNLIGTANQLEAVSANFAKRTPEFRNR
- a CDS encoding enoyl-CoA hydratase/isomerase family protein, whose protein sequence is MAKIVKELQGNIAILTLTNGVTNAINLELVEELSKNIQEISKEARGLLLCGGEKFFSIGFDLPALITMNRAELSDFFYKFNDLALDLYTLPFPSACALAGHAIAGGNILALVCDYRFACSEARKTGLNEIRLGLPVPYLADMILRQIVGDRAATEMLYGGEFISLTDAAEIGLIDETYPTERLKAAALEKIAGLATLDAHAFSAVKTNRFEEIKNNYEKNGRVKNEFFIDCWFSEATQKTLLAAARKF
- the queC gene encoding 7-cyano-7-deazaguanine synthase QueC, producing the protein MDSVTALYDASKKYRVICGMSFDYGAKHNAREIPFAAFHCQKLRIPHFVIPLDFIRDMFASDLLKSGGEIPEGHYEEATMKQTVVPFRNGIMMAIAAGYAESAGAEGIVIAAHLGDHAIYPDCREEFMASMGEAIRLGTYKQIEVIRPFIAMNKAQIAKRGKELRVDFSYTWSCYKGGDIHCGRCGTCVERREAFIIAGVKDLTVYAQEGPLPAKPGN
- a CDS encoding 7-carboxy-7-deazaguanine synthase QueE gives rise to the protein MRISETFYSLQGEGILTGQPSVFIRTAGCNLHCRWCDSAYAARQARGEERTIDSLVAEVHRYPTRFCVITGGEPMLAEGIHELAKRLVACGRHVTIETAATLAPDGIACSLASLSPKLSNSTPDVGVSEAVRIRHEAQRLQPDALRDWIDHYNYQLKFVVCSPSDIDEILDLLEKLGRNIPPERVLLMPEGVEPASLTRAAENIIPACKEHGFRFCDRLQIRLYGNKRGT
- a CDS encoding 6-carboxytetrahydropterin synthase encodes the protein MTYRICKTIEIESGHMLTKHHDNCKYPHGHSRQVELILEADELDANDMVCDFSVLKIALKGFLDSFDHAMCMNTKDPLYETFKKAYGDRVIGFDDTDPTTEVIARMIFAQAREGLEKYAREKGQPYFLANGVRLVRVRVWETSTSWAEFEQ